Proteins found in one Anopheles aquasalis chromosome 3, idAnoAquaMG_Q_19, whole genome shotgun sequence genomic segment:
- the LOC126574038 gene encoding protein unzipped, whose amino-acid sequence MANVRWQHSNSSRRNAIIGASAYAFSIVVLALLLTPQSIDASPNSVFKVLVIGTSTQSVTSSTLAWEKFTGAEAHLQYAVPSYKPEPRSKESLEGELHTPSYICRVEIEGTYTVGQTVTEQADDGSRKTICIVAPQESEIRRHHAHEILINMGGGGKLKWQHWTRYHAAGIFGGAVSVGTGKHSDYYIARIKSRHGEGQHQHGPSYIVGNFDPTIRLVGRIHAPSAGSKTSTEHDSGEILVEIEPANYELRNIKLNKLRSIIKKNTTVLGSTILSNTDDKTSQAETVITYDYTKEKYYGKHEGVVQSLPTRVYDTAGQSFNITWGIKSSERRFETKAVNTMLDPGTAINVTLYGNYTELEAPYTAILKAYYDDNSDPVSRSLSAILVSRDMEDVKIEFSPVYWIQNGTLVPTTTTTTTTTTTTTTTTTSTTERTTSLRPTPINSTPTEGGVIDDDGMSNEIGHVPASSRELDASLTSRSNEKFEGSLDVSSRSSATGSDGSPADSVRPLASISLVLAAFLPATVYLCHRI is encoded by the exons ATGGCGAACGTACGAtggcagcacagcaacagtagcCGGCGAAACGCCATCATCGGTGCCAGTGCATACGcattttccatcgtcgtcctAGCGCTACTCCTGACGCCGCAGTCCATCGATGCATCCCCGAACAGCGTATTCAAGGTGCTAGTGATCGGTACCAGCACACAGTCCGTTACCTCGAGCACGCTGGCCTGGGAGAAGTTTACCGGTGCCGAGGCACACCTACAGTACGCCGTACCATCCTACAAACCGGAACCACGATCTAAGGAAAGTCTCGAGGGGGAA CTACACACACCGAGCTACATCTGCCGGGTGGAAATCGAAGGTACGTACACTGTGGGCCAAACGGTGACCGAGCAAGCGGACGATGGTAGCAGGAAAACGATCTGCATCGTAGCACCCCAGGAGTCGGAGATACGGCGTCACCATGCGCACGAAATACTGATCAACATGGGAGGCGGTGGAAAGCTTAAGTGGCAACATTGGACCCGCTACCATGCCGCCGGTATCTTCGGGGGTGCCGTCAGCGTTGGCACGGGCAAG CATTCGGATTACTACATCGCACGCATCAAGTCGAGACATGGCGAAGGACAGCATCAGCACGGACCATCCTATATCGTGGGTAACTTTGATCCAACCATTCGCCTCGTCGGACGTATCCATGCACCGTCGGCAGGTTCCAAGACGAGCACG GAACACGACAGTGGTGAGATTCTGGTGGAAATCGAACCGGCCAACTACGAGCTGCGCAACATCAAGCTGAACAAGCTGCGATCGATCATCAAGAAGAACACGACCGTTCTGG GCTCTACGATCCTTTCGAACACGGACGACAAGACGAGCCAGGCGGAAACGGTCATTACGTACGATTACACGAAGGAGAAATACTACGGCAAACATGAGGGTGTGGTGCAGAGTCTGCCCACTCGCGTATACGATACCGCCGGTCAATCCTTCAACATCACCTGGGGTATCAAGAGTTCCGAGCGTCGCTTTGAG ACGAAAGCTGTCAATACGATGCTGGATCCGGGTACCGCCATCAACGTGACGCTATACGGTAACTACACCGAGCTGGAAGCCCCGTACACGGCCATCCTGAAGGCGTACTACGACGACAACAGTGATCCCGTCAGCCGATCCTTGAGCGCTATC ttggtTAGCCGCGATATGGAAGATGTAAAGATTGAATTCAGCCCCGTGTACTGGATACAGAATGGAACACTGGTcccaacgacgaccaccaccacgacgaccaccactaccaccaccactacgacgACGTCCACAACCGAGCGGACAACGAGCTTACGCCCGACGCCGATCAACAGTACACCGACCGAAGGTGGCgtcattgatgatgatggcatgaGCAACGAGATCGGCCATGTACCAGCGAGCAGCCGCGAGCTCGATGCGTCCCTCACGAGTCGGAGCAATGAGAAGTTCGAAGGATCGTTGGATGTATCGAGCCGTAGTTCGGCCACCGGATCTGACGGCAGTCCAGCCGACAGTGTGCGGCCACTGGCGAGTATATCGTTGGTGCTGGCTGCATTCCTTCCGGCAACCGTTTACCTTTGCCACCGGATCTAA